The Gossypium hirsutum isolate 1008001.06 chromosome A03, Gossypium_hirsutum_v2.1, whole genome shotgun sequence genome contains the following window.
AGAAGAGCATTATTCATCACTTAAAGGACCTATTACATCATTTAAAGGAGAGCATTATATATCCTTTAAACTCAActgccttttcttcttcttcaattgcTCAAAATATCAACAAGTTGCTAGTGTCTATTCGGTTGCTCAAGAATGAAACCTACgcattcaaattcattaaatcagCTGAATTGGAGCAATAAATCATATTGATGGTTGGAGTTGCTTAGACTTAGGGGAATTTAAGAGTTGTGTCTATTGAGTTGCCAAGAGTTGTGCTTATTGATTAAGCTTTATTTCAGCCATTAACAACCCATTTAAGCTAATACTTGTGACTATTTAGCTAGCCTTTATCTAGCCGTATAAATATTTGTAATCAGCTCATTGTGATAGACTTTTGcaaaatatttgaatcaaattgatATTTGTGAGATTTCAAATCCCTTTGTTCTCTTAAGACtaatttgacttatcaagtatAGCTTGTCGTGTCATTTCCTTTCCATTgttaaccgaacttatcactttcaagtGAGGCGttcatatacctttggttcctatcaattttgatagcgggtcaaggtcctttgTTGTTTTCTTAAACTGTAAATCATCTAAGAACCATTCTGAGACTTGGGTCAACAATCcaatattgttggttcattctcggtcTTAGTCAAATTATCCTTTATTTATTACCCATTTTACCTACTACCATTGTTTGAAGccatttattaaattttgtttcaattaacCCGAAACAAATTTatccttactcaaattcacgattgggcaacaacTATGACTCAAGACATCAccgaaacgagttcgtatcacaaGACCaacaaattcatataaaaaacctATTTTTActctattaataattatttattgatatagttctacaaatatatttttaatataaaatatgtattcaCTCTACAATCTAGATGTGATAAAATCTAATAGATTATAAATATTCTGTAAATGAATATGCGATTGAATCTttctaatatataattttaaattaaattaattatttaaatattttgtttttcaaatttcttttctaaattaaatgtatcttattattaattgttataaacTCGACAGACAAAGTTAAAAAGTTAAGCCTGTCTtcataaaatgaaagaaaaaaatataaatgaggGTTAATATAcgatttgatatttgaatttaacttcaatatttaatttgatatttgagttttttttttgtttaatatagTACTTGAATTTaactttaatattcaatttgatatccAAAGTAAATAATTCAGTAAATGTTAGACATATATACTCTAGTAAAAGACATAGGTACTTAATtgacataaaaaaaaaacctcatgTATCAAATTGAAGTAAACTCTAGTACTTAAATGATACAAAGAAAAGctcaattatcaaattttaaaaactagaCACCAAAATAAACAttgaagttaaatttaaatatcaaattaagataaaaaaattttaaataccaaattaaattttgaaattaaattttgatatcaaataatatattcaCACAAAAAATAAGCATGCTGCTGCTTTACTTTGCTTCATCCCTTTGCTAGTGTACTtacaaaagaatatatatatatatattacaaaacaATGGACAGtatcatggatgaaattgatagtgtggaaaggaaaaaaaatagtagTTTAACCGCCAAATTTAGATTTAAACCATAAACTCATGGCTTGATAACCCTAACCAAAAGCAAAAAACTAAAACCTTTTGAGTTTTAAATTTGtactttttaaataaaacgaCTTTATTAATCTCATTTcactaaattttacatttttagttCTTCACAACAATGTTGAACATTGTAAACTTTTGGTACAGTACgggtaaaaagtaaaaattttataattacaatCATGATGACATGTACATTTTGagattagtttaatttttttttaaaaattaaatacaatacaTGTTATATCTTAATCCTTATAAGAACCCAAATTATTTTGGATAATTTCATGCCTCTTAATATAATAATCTCGCCCACTAAAACACAAGGTCGTTGAAATAATAACCCCCATTTTTAAACAGGTACTTCTAATCATACTTTTTAAATACATTCTCAACAGTCTAAAAACTTTCCAATAACAATGCTAATTAAACTGTGATCCATGATATTTTCCGGTTATTatcctaattattttatcacCGGCCACCCCTTTTGGGTAATGGTGTAGTCCTATTTGAATTAGTTTTTTCAACAAGGCAGAAGGCTTTGAGACATGAAGCAATGGGTCTCTGCAATTCTGTATTAAatgtcaaattatattttattcatttattaaaaatagtaattaaaaaataaattaattattttaattaaaaaattatttatttctaaattaaaaactaacAAAACTAATAGAATAACTAAACAAAGACATTTGATGTACCACATGTTAATATATAgatatctatttttaataataaaaataaataaattttaaaaaaaaattaatttaatttttaatctaatataaataaattaatttatctattttttaaataaaaagataaaatgtaatctaattatttttaatctatttcTTTCCACTAAATACCCAAAAAGGATGGTCTACAATCTGGATCCCTAACCCCCTAAATCACTTTAACGGTGCTGTTAGCCTCTAACGGTATACTAAACCACCATGTtcttttatatttactttttccAATTGCAAATATCTCCAATTAATGGCGCCCACGTGCTACGCAGCTCAAGTTGTCTACTATGGGAATTCgtgaccttttttttttaattccaagaacaaatagaaaacgagggtttagaaaaattaaattaaaaatgatactcaaattaatttgtattaaatttGGTAGTTCAGCATGGAATAGCATTTGATTTGgcataaattaaaatatcgtAACTAACAGAATGAATTGAGCTTTGCATAGcgtattcaattttaaatttttataatataatgttTCTATGTTAGTGAATGCtacataaaaaaaatgttataaaattaagAAAACGTTCAACGACCCAAGTTGTTTTCCGGAGATGAAATTTGATTTGGATTAATTCTAATTTTGATATTATTGGATTcagttttaattttacttttaatttttaaaatattctaaacaaataaatttaacctCGGATGCTCTTCCATGTAAGCGACACCAGgatttataaatttcataaatgttcgattagaattttttttaatttaagttaaatattaaattcacTCCATTTAATTTATCTACTTAATCattgatttttatatttgattccaaAGCCGATAATTTATGATGGAATAAAGTtcgaactaaaattttatttcattactaattaaaaataataattcattaagATCCTATCAACttcaactaataataataatatgctCAGATTTATATTACTTCCTGTCActtgaattttgattaatattgatttaaaaacaaaaaaaaattaataagaaatcataaaggttaaaagaaaatttctataaatattaaTGAAGACAAATAAATAAGGATGGTAACATAAGCATTCATTTAACacaattaagttaaaaaattaaactatccCAATCCAACATTAAATTTAACAACTACCCAATATAAAAAGGTAGAAATTGCTATCGCTGAgaaaaaaattcatcaaatcGAAAAATCGACTTGAATagataatttagtttaatttagttcaaattttttatagttCAGTTTAATTtcgtttaaataatattatttaaccaTATTAATTTAGTTcggttttgatttattttattagacacaaaaaaataaaaaaaagaaaaaaacaaatcacagtttaaatatttaaaaaaaaaacaagcaatatttttaatacatatatgtcCAATACATAAATccatttaaaacccaaaacaaaacctATTACTTCTAAAATCTAAATATAGCTTTTATTAtccttttacatattttataattaaataaaaaataaaaccaaaatctaATTTTACTGCCAGTCTCTCATGAATTGttgttaaaactttcaaaaattcaagTGTTTATATCTTTTTTACTTATTATACaatatattctttttattattgttgttattgttaAAATCTCTAAAATTTTAGTTATCATTATTAACATTTTCAACTCGGGTATTTTTTTTGTTGTCATTACACATTaagagttataaaatataaataatttaatatttgattatgttgaatgaaaattgaaagtgattaaattaagttgaaagtgattaaattaaggtttaattagatttttaataaatatttataattatagattttataaattaaattttagataaatatataaattgaaaaaaattaaattgtcaaATAGtgtctaaaaacataaaaaaagataattttatgtaattaaaattggaaaatataaattcaaaaacaattttatttgaataaagtcaaaaatagaattttatgtaattaaaggGTATATCAAACACATTGAAGTTGAGGTTGAGGAATGCAAATATATATTGTAGGTAAATCTCGGGAAAACAAACATTTAATTAACATATCTACATCACTATTCTTGCTAAATCAACATAAATGGTTGCTAAACCTAACACGCAATACAAGCTTTTAAATTTCATTGATATCTTGTCATTTCGAATTGGACCAACTTTATTTTTCTAAAGTAAAACCTCTCAAGTGTGTGGGTTTACCGGCAATAACTTGCCCACATAAAAGTTTGTTGGCCTGATAGCACCGAAAATAAACAACATTCAAAAAAGGGAACGAAGCTTAAACAAAAAGATTGTATGGGAGAGAAAAGAAGGCCCCAATTCTACTTATATATTCCCCCGAACAGGCCACTCTCTCTTCCCCAACTAGCTTCGAGTAGACAACAAAACAACATGAAAACCTCCCTTTTTTTCTTGTACTTATTATCTCTCTCATATTTCAATGTAAGAAACTAAATTCCCTAGTCTTGTTTTTGCTCTATATTGTCTTTTCTACATTTTCATTTGATATACTTACATTCTAGACTTTGttgctttaatttatttatttctatttccagGTGGTGCAAGTATTCGGTACAGGCAGAAGCGAGGGTAAGGAGAACCCATTTACAGCCAAAGCCTCGTTGATTCGTTACTGGAACAATCACATTTCCAACAATCTTCCCAAGCCACCATTTCTTATCTCCAAAGCTTCCCCACTAAACGCCATTGACTTGGCCAAGCTCACTCAACTTGCCAATCATAACTCTCTGTCTTCCCACATTGAATCTTTTTGTTCCTTAGCCAATCTTTTCTGCTCATTCCAGGAGGAATCCTCGAAACTAGACGCAGTTGGCAAGGGTAAAGGGGATGCAAACTTCGCAGTGTATTCCAGTAAAAACTTTAAAGGTTATGGCTCGTTAAGTCGCGGAGGGATCGACTCCTTCAAGAACTACTCCGATGGGTTAAATACTCCCAATGAGTCTTTTAAGAAATACAGCAGGGGATCCAGTGCCCACAGTGAAGACTTCACAAGCTATGCCAAAGATGCCAACGTCGCTATTGATAACTTCACCAACTATGGCTCCAGCGCCACGGGCGGCTCTGGTGGGTTCAACAACTATCAGGACCGAGTTAACGTGCCAAACCTCCGGTTCACCAGCTACGACTCCGATGGTAACAAGCATAAACTCTCTTTCTCAACCTATAGCTCTGAGACAAACTCAGGGTCCGAGGCATTCATCAATTATGGGAAGAAGGGCAAGGCAGTTCCAGCTGAGTTCACAAGCTATAGTTCAAATGCTAACACCATCGGGTCGAGTTTTGCAGGGTATGGGGTGTTAGGGAACTCAGCAAACGACTCGTTTAAAGCCTATGGTGACTCAGGTAACAATCCCCGCAATAACTTTAAAATCTATGGTTTAGCTTCTAAGTTGGGGATTGACAACTTTACTAGCTATCGAGATTCAGCCAATGTTGGAGTTGATTCTTTTCAGTCTTACGCAAGGGATGCAAATTCCGGGAAAGCTAATTTTGTAAATTATGGGAAAACATTTAATGTTGGGAACTCTACATTCAAAGAATATGGTAAAGGTTCCACTGGTTCCACCACAATAGGGTTCAAAATGTATGATTTGGCCCGTTCATTCCTAGATTATGCCAAAAAGGGCGTCACATTTGCTGGATACACAAACTCAAGCTCTAAAGAAACTTCAGTGAATAGATGGGTTGAACCAGGTAAATTTTTTAGGGAGTCGGTTTTGAAGCAAGGGAATGTCATGGTGATGCCAGACATAAGGGATAAGATGCCTCGAAGGTCATTTTTACCCCGAGGGATTTTGAGTAAATTACCATTTTCAACCTCTCACTTATCTGAGCTTAGGAACATTTTTGGTGCAAGCATGGAGGGCATGCTTGAGAACGCACTGACAGAATGCGAGAGGCCAGCTAGCCGAGGTGAGACGAAGCGGTGCGTTGGGTCTGTGGAAGACATGATTGACTTCGCCACATCGGTTTTAGGCCTCAGTGTTACGGTGAGAACAACAGAAAATGTGAAGGGATCAAAGCAAGAGATCATGATCGGAGAAGTCAAAGGAATCAACGGTGGGGAGGTGACAAAATCGGTGTCATGCCATCAGAGTTTGTACCCCTACCTACTCTATTATTGTCACTCAGTGCCCAAGGTTAGGGGTTATGAAGCTGAAATTCTTGATGTTACAAGCAAATCCAAGATTAATCATGGGGTTGCCATTTGTCATCTTGACACGTCAGCTTGGAGTCCCACTCATGGTGCCTTTCTAGCCCTTGGATCCAGCCCTGGACAAGTTGAAGTCTGTCATTGGATCTTTGAGAATGACATGACTTGGACAATTGTGGATTGAATTGctgaaaactttttttttccttaaaaaaaaaaagctattttTGGTCCTACTTATTTATTTCTGTATCTCGTATGAACAATGGGTTTCAATTGTTTTGTTTTAtcatattataattttatcatgaaCTTTATGCTGGTtggtttttttctattttattggCCAGAGTGTTCGATTAGTTCGATAAATTAAATATGCTTTTTACTGCCAAATCTTTTAGGAGAGTAGTTAAtatcaataatttataataaCCATATAAAAACTATCCCAAATATGGAAAATGATTATATAAAACAGTAATGTTATatcatttgtatttattttttattagtttaatattaCAATCGTATTTTCAtcctaaattttagtatttttattttaaaaaaaattaaatccaattaaaaatctaaaaatttaggatgaaatttttgatgtaatattaaattattgaaaatgaataatatcACTATTTTATACAACCATTCTTTTCCTGAACATAGAGGATGACTAATAagacatgttaattttttttgataaaaaacgAAGTCGAAAGTCACTACCTCTTATTAGGAATAATCAAGAATAACAAGATCATCAATATCTATAACGCTCCAAAATTCTTATTTTGActtttgtgaaaatatgacacaattGTGTAACTGTTTTAGTAGTTAAGTGTTTTAGGTGTGtatgagaggtcccaagttcaagctctagcttggacaaattttgtttatttttggaattaaacCCTCTTTCTGTTCAGCGGGcttatagtaaattatttttaattttatattagaataAGCTTGTTGGTTCGAATGGTTAGGGGGTTTGGTGTGTTGAGGAGGTTGAGTAGTGGATtagtggagagatttgaggaatGGGGAAGTTAGTTTGGTATtatcactattttattttattttattttcaaaattttctcttcccaaaatttttgaacgtcaactcttccatcttttctgctgccaattttttgtttttacttttctttctcaTCTTTCTGATTTTCTAAACTCACCTTTGTTCGGTGCAACGTTTGACTATGTTCACTGGTAAGTTTTGCGTTGTTGTGATCTTCATGTTTAATGGCTAGTGTTCTTGTAGGTTTTATTTTCTGTACTGCTCTCGATTAGGGGAAGTTCAGGAAGTAAGGGGTACGTTTTCAGCAATTTGATCGCTAGGGGAAATCTCTGTTGTTGGTGGTAAGTTTTCAAACTCCATGGTAGATGTTGTTAAGCTGTGTATGTGGATTGGTTTCGGATTGAGTTTTGCAATCGTGTATTGAACTAGGGTTTTTGGTTGTTGTTATCTAGGTTCGGTAGTATCGGGAGTGCTTCTGCGACGAAAACAAattaggtgtgtacccgaaacacagaaAAATGAGGTTCGGTGAAAGCTAAAAAACCTCACTGTCGATGCCACATTGACGTATGGTCGCCTGTGTGGTAGACTGTGTACgccaacacggccgtgtgatcgacGAAGGCCAGGCCGTGTacaagacacgatcgtgtgatggccggggtgtggccgtgtgggccacacaagctAAACCAAACTGGAAGTATTGGCCACACAAgcacaccacacgggcgtgtgatatttGGGCAAGGCTGTGTGATCTATACGGGCAAAGCCAATCTGGGTGTGTAGGCCACACGAGaaaaccacatgggcatgtgggctcATTTAGCTAATATGTTTCCTAGGGttacacgggtcgcccaagtcgactgtgaacctactgtagggtcggtaagcgctACTTAGACCCTAAAATTGTGTGAtttgaatatataatatatgtattgaGCATGCCAAGTTTACGCATGTTTactgatctgtatgtatgactgaTGACTGAAACATAgatataaacatgtatttttgaATGTTTGCATTTAGCATGTTAGTTGCATCTGCATCGGGGTGGGATAATAAATTattgaaggaagtgtactgaaaggctttcatTCCTAATATCTGGCCGCTTAGCTACAATATTACTGATATGTGGCGCATTCagtacgacttggtgtgtagggctgggtgggcgCTTTAAACCCCATATGGTGTATAgagatggtcggagatggtgtgtagaggctggtgggtaggacaTTGATATCTGTTACTGTATCTGAATGGGATAAGGCCCTAATTGTATCtgaatctgtaatgggcttaggcccagactatattTGACTGAAACTGTTATTTGACTGTGTGCATGTTTTttgtagggattacacactgagtttacgtaaactcacccctttctgttTTAACTGtctaggtaatccccagactgaGACGGACcggtgcggcggaggactcaaCGATGACCACATGTTTATCTCACTATTAAActtcatttatggttttatttcTCTATTCTTATcggttattttttatgtaatttgggaACTTTagtcattttcctttattttggaTTTAACTGTTTTCATGGACTTTTAAACTACAAAATTTAACGAAACTaggtttaaattaaaaacaacgtTTTCCTAAACACGAATGATTTCTttccaaatttcacaattttaaaagcttccactacAGAAAGTAATTTTAAACAGGTCAAATTACacgagaaaaataattttgaatttgacGAGAGATGAATGAAAGCTAATAAATGGAAACAGTTTTAACTTGATAAACTCGATTTCAAAtttcattccatgtgacatcgccaaattcggccataacgtctaggccgaattcgggtgttacatttagtggtatcagagccaagttgcaaaactcgactgtggattttgggttttaaaatttggttttaaagaaCTGATTTTCAAATGATTAGAAATGATTTGACTAGGAatatggtacaccgagtctccagcacCAATCCTATAAGTATTTTGATAAACTGTTATGGTATTATAGATAGTTTGTTCTGAAAACACTCtagttagtgtatactgaaaCTATTGTGAAA
Protein-coding sequences here:
- the LOC107887203 gene encoding polygalacturonase 1 beta-like protein 3 translates to MGEKRRPQFYLYIPPNRPLSLPQLASSRQQNNMKTSLFFLYLLSLSYFNVVQVFGTGRSEGKENPFTAKASLIRYWNNHISNNLPKPPFLISKASPLNAIDLAKLTQLANHNSLSSHIESFCSLANLFCSFQEESSKLDAVGKGKGDANFAVYSSKNFKGYGSLSRGGIDSFKNYSDGLNTPNESFKKYSRGSSAHSEDFTSYAKDANVAIDNFTNYGSSATGGSGGFNNYQDRVNVPNLRFTSYDSDGNKHKLSFSTYSSETNSGSEAFINYGKKGKAVPAEFTSYSSNANTIGSSFAGYGVLGNSANDSFKAYGDSGNNPRNNFKIYGLASKLGIDNFTSYRDSANVGVDSFQSYARDANSGKANFVNYGKTFNVGNSTFKEYGKGSTGSTTIGFKMYDLARSFLDYAKKGVTFAGYTNSSSKETSVNRWVEPGKFFRESVLKQGNVMVMPDIRDKMPRRSFLPRGILSKLPFSTSHLSELRNIFGASMEGMLENALTECERPASRGETKRCVGSVEDMIDFATSVLGLSVTVRTTENVKGSKQEIMIGEVKGINGGEVTKSVSCHQSLYPYLLYYCHSVPKVRGYEAEILDVTSKSKINHGVAICHLDTSAWSPTHGAFLALGSSPGQVEVCHWIFENDMTWTIVD